The following is a genomic window from Molothrus ater isolate BHLD 08-10-18 breed brown headed cowbird chromosome 19, BPBGC_Mater_1.1, whole genome shotgun sequence.
AAAGCTTGAATTTGTCAAGGaattcttcctgtttctttctcaAAGGGGTCATTGTTACCCATGAACATATTAATGCTGTTGCTCCTTTACAGGAAACCACAGAAGCCACAGGCGCCACTGAATATATTTAACAAGGATTTGCATCATAACTTTGATTTCAGGGCAATCAAGACCTTTGCAAACTCTTGTAGTTTGTACCATCACCAACATTTTGCTAAATCACTATCTAAAGGCTTTAGCAATTCAGACCAAAGAATTGGCAGATTTTCTAAACTGCTTAAAAGAGATGATAATTTTGCTGTCAAATAATTAATCTTTGAGACAGATTATCTGTGCTGTAAATTAACTAAACTGAGATACCAGACCTTACTCTTTCAtgtgacagagagagagaacagcatcACTGGAGAACAGCCAGAAGGCTGGGTACAAGGCTTCAGTGAACTGGGCTTTGAATTTATAGATCAGGTTATTCTTCTCCCCCACTGCCATGAAAATCAGAAAGCCCCCATCGCAGTGGAGCAGCACCCCGATCTTGGTAGCCTTTGTGTTGGGCAGGATCTTTTCCACGTCGTTGTGCCAGGAGGACAATCTGGAGTTGAGCCACTCGATGCACCAGGATTTGCTGTTCCTGCCCAGGCGGCTCTGGGGGCCCTGGCGCTCCATGCTGCCGTAGCAGACGCCGAGGCCgcagaagctgctctgctgcagctccacctCCCAGTAGTGGATGCCCCTCTTGAAGCACTGGAAGCCCAGCACCTGGCGGTAATCGGTGAAGCGCTGAGGGTGGTGCTTGTGGCCTGGGAAGGTGTCTGAGATGGACATCCTGGTGTAGTTCTCAGCCAGAACCATGGTGTTGTGGGCCGTGTTGTAATCCAGGGTGATGTTGGCAGCATCTGCAATGACAAGAGTCACTCGGAGGTGCTGAAGAACAAAGCACTTCTGTTTATCCTGTCCCACCTCAGCACTTGCTGCCATGTGtatctgccagctctgctctcctcctcagcacagccagctcttAGGGCTACAGTGCAAACTGCTGGGTTCAACTGCAGCTCGATGTCACACAACAGGCAAATGGAGGGAgagttttcttccttcctgcagcctcacagGATCCCTTTATcacccaaacaccccaaaaaaaggCAATGGCTGATCTGGCAGCAAAAGGTATGCCATGTTGTATAGCATCTTAACAAGCCATCATGGGCTCACATGAAAgcctgcattttattttaaaacaatccAGTGCATTACAATGTGTTTCCAGGCTACCCTAATGCTGTCTTTTTGGGGGAAACCAAGATCCTTACTTAAAAAACTTCATTTATCTTCATAAAGATTCACAGGTGCTGAAGATTAATTTGATTCATCCAGCAAAAGAACCTCCTGcccctctttttctccagaaatttccttcatttttaacAACCTATTAAGCTAACAAAACCCCTCAGATGTAATTTTGTCAGGACAATAGAGAGGACACATAGCACCAGTACGACAAGAGCAAGGTTCATCTTTAAGAAGTGCAATGTTGGGTGTCTTACACTGCAAGAGCTCCTCTCTGGGTTTCTTCAGGAAGCTGTCAATCAGCActttagcagcagcagctggggcagttGGTGTGGTGGGTGGTGCTGTGTCAACAGAAGAACAGAGAGTTTGGCCAGCTGGGAAGAGCCCTCACATGTTTAACACCCCATCAGAcactcaggctggagctgatcTGGTTTAGCCTCCTGCTCCATGCAGGGTTAACTTCAATATTAGCCCACGCTGTTCACTGTCATGTCAAGTTTTAAAAATCCCACTCTCTGGACAGCTTCTCTCAGTGTTTGATTGCTCCCACATTGGCCCAGCAAGAGCTGAACTTTTTTTCAATACACAAACACTAAAGACTATCTTATCATTTTAAGAGCAGTCAATGAAAATTATAATACACATGATGAAAGTTTGGACTCACCAACTTTagcagctttctttttctcttctgaagggggaaaaagaaaaaagtaaactGTGAGTTCTACTGGGAGGCAAGAGCCACTGGTAAGACTGTGTCAGCTGTAATATCATCACCATGGCTCTCCTGAAACTGCAGCAGTACAGAGAGTCCAGCAGGCTGAAGCCATGTACAAATACCCTCACACTGGAAAGCTGCACATCAAGCACAACCTTCCATTTGCTTCCTATTTCACAGGGTCATAAGCCTGGAAGGAGCTTGATCTCCCCTCCAGGAGCAGTGTGTCCAGGCACGTGGAATGCTCCTGTTCCCGTGAGGAACACTGACTATTCCTTTCCTCTTTACCACAGAGCTTTCAGTGCAgcaacaggagctgcagctccactgcAGTCCTGCTTCCCCAGCACACCCCCTGACTGCCCCACACCCAGCACTTGGACCATGTGTCAAGAACTCCCTGGAAGTAACAGAAGCTGCTTCTTAACACTTATATTTatgtcaaaaagaaaacatggaagATCAACCAAACAGGCTACAGTGCCCATTAATTCTGGTATCTGGACAAAACAGAACTTAAAGGCCCCAGTATAACCTGCCACAAAGACCATCACCCCAGCCCTAGACTGGAGGCAGCAAAATGTTTGAGTAAGGCTCCTTTTATCCCCACTTACTGGTGGTATCTGTCTCCCCCTGTGAAGTGTTTTGAGCTGGGGGAACAGTTTTCTCTTTGAGGGTCTGGTCTgtgagggaggaagaaaaaaaccagaacatgAACAGATCCTAAGCAGAACTCAACACATACAAATCtatcaaacaaaccaaaaggtGTTtggcacaaattaaaaaaaaaaaactgcaccAACAAGAGGGTGGAGaggctctgctttgctttacAGCCCACACTGACACCACTACAGCTGATGCAGCCGTGTACCTGTGCAGTTCACCTGTCCAGCTCACAAGGCATGCATCCCCAAATACCCCAAAGCaccctcccttccctgtgccaaggTGCAGCTCATCACTGCATCACCACCACAGCAAACAGCTCTTAGGTAACTGCCTCAACTCCTATTTAACAGTGAGGCCATAGCTGGGACAGGATGGTGTTCTATAGCACTTACGTGGTCCGTGAGGCTTTTTTCCAACAGCGGCTTTGCTTGGATGAGCTGCTGAAGGGATCTGAATTTTCACAGGTTTGGCTGCAATGGTGATAATTTACATTATGGTTTGTATGGTCAGGAACACTCATGCATTAGTGAGGACATTTTTCCATCTTATCCATCTTTCCTGCCTTATGGCAGGTGGAGTCCTGTCACTCTAAAGCCTTTCCAATCTGCCTCAAATCCACATCCTAACCACATCCAACCCTGCTACATAGTTACACCATAAATTACTCCAAGGAAGaaaggctgagctgtgccagaaGGGTGTAATATCATGATACTCATCAGCTTATCCAAGTACAGATAATAGTGAAGAAACACTGGCACATTTTGTCTTCCAATTTAGCCCAGACTGTGATGTTTTTGTGTGGAAATGGAGCACTGCAGAGATTGGAAGACACAATTTATATTAAGCAACTGTATTTGTTgcactcttttaaaaaattgtatttggaTTGGAGAGGAAAGATCCCTCATTTCAGCTCAAAGCAAAAGTAGAAAATGCCAATTTACCCCGTGATGTGGTACcgtcttcttttttctcctgactCTGAATTATTGAAAGTTTCACTATGTCTTTGAGGGTAATGGCAGACTGGTAAGTGGAATGCATCACATTTTGGTCCATTTCAACTACAGGAACAAAAGCCTCTTTTGTTGATGTTCGTTGCAGTGCTGTTGCTCTCTGAAACGGCAAATGAGAGACCACCTTGTgtagcacacagagaaaaatacaacCAACTTACTTTAAATGGGATGCAGTTTGTGCATTCATCTCAAATTCAAGGGAACAAAGGCCACAGTCAGACACAGCTCATGGcaaaattccagcagcagctcagacacATTAATTCCCACTGGTAACCAATGACCaggtcccagcacagagctgccacacCTCACAGAGGTGACTCCTGCCCAGTGACCCTTCTGCCTGTGGCAGAGGCTGTGGCTGAACTGGGACAGTTACCAGACACCCCTTCAGCATTCTTTCACTGATATTTGTGTACTTTTCAGGACATCCTTTGATAGCAGGTTCTTGCACACCACTGCATTTCCATTTGACTGGAAGTCTCTGGAGAGCAAGGCCACAGCAGGTTTTTGTCATTCTGCATTCTAGAATGAAGAACTGGATTCACACTTAAATGACACATTACCTTCAAAAAGAGAATATCATCACTTTCAGTCAGTGCCATCTCAATCTGATCTTTCAGAGACTGAATTTCGTTCTTCTTATTTCCCAGAACACTGTAAATATAATCAAACTTATTCCAaactctcttttcttcctctgtaatTGCTTTCAtgatctcattttctctttcttcaatTACAGCTTTAACTTCTGAAAACTCATTTCTGA
Proteins encoded in this region:
- the TRIM25 gene encoding E3 ubiquitin/ISG15 ligase TRIM25; protein product: MAALESEPGLSGLEEELTCSICLCLFSSPVTVPCGHNFCASCLELTWAGLTGGFSCPQCRATFAGRPQLQKNTVLCRVVEQLQGRSGAKGEEEEENEDGDGEVGGCWAEEPPVFCDSCQEAPAVQTCLTCTASFCVEHLRPHRDSPAFRDHQLCPTVRDLQLRKCPQHNRLFEFFCGKHGVCICSLCLLGHKLCPTSPLEQAKASAQSLLKKKLAELHNQSERTARAMSTVKTKQSQSAETASRKKELIRNEFSEVKAVIEERENEIMKAITEEEKRVWNKFDYIYSVLGNKKNEIQSLKDQIEMALTESDDILFLKRATALQRTSTKEAFVPVVEMDQNVMHSTYQSAITLKDIVKLSIIQSQEKKEDGTTSRAKPVKIQIPSAAHPSKAAVGKKPHGPHQTLKEKTVPPAQNTSQGETDTTKEKKKAAKVAPPTTPTAPAAAAKVLIDSFLKKPREELLQYAANITLDYNTAHNTMVLAENYTRMSISDTFPGHKHHPQRFTDYRQVLGFQCFKRGIHYWEVELQQSSFCGLGVCYGSMERQGPQSRLGRNSKSWCIEWLNSRLSSWHNDVEKILPNTKATKIGVLLHCDGGFLIFMAVGEKNNLIYKFKAQFTEALYPAFWLFSSDAVLSLCHMKE